The Halotia branconii CENA392 region AGCCTTTTGTAGAGAAGGGACTTAGTTAGTATTTTTGTAAAGTTTGTGATGGCAATGGAAAATTGGTCAGTGTAGCGAACTGCCCAACGAACTAAAGTTCGACCCTCACAGTAAATTTCTTTGATGATCAGATAGCCGAGAATCGAAACGGTAGTGTTAGCAGAACCATTTGTTTGCTTAACATCCCCGGACAATAAAGAAATTGCCATAGTAGTCTGGGAATATAATAATTTACTAATAAGACTAGTCTTCCCAGAAAGTTTGACGGCATAACGGTGAAGTGAATTGGGCAGTAAATATTTTTACTTTCGCTTACAATCCTAGCCAAGCTAAAAAATTATTCCACCAAGAATTTGTCAGATTGCTTCCATTTAATCGCATTTTTTGGCGAATTTCCTGGATATTCCAATTGGTTAACTTAGCCAAAGTTTGTGCTTCTTGCTCAAAACGCTTGGGTAAAGATCGTTTGTATTCTCTACCTGCTTGACACTTGAGTTCACCTGTAAAAGGATGTTGCAAAATATAACGTCCTTGGAAAGACTCGCGGTTGGAAGTTTGTTGAAACATGGGGTCTTCTGGGAACTTATCGCGGGTATAGCGGATATGCAATCGAGTGATGAAGACATTATTATTCACCGGAAATGGACGACCAAAGCCAGGAGATGCCGGTATACTCCTTGTAGAATTACCATCCAGCCAAAATACACCTGCTTGCTTGAGTTCCTCTGAAGTCAACGGTTCCGCAGAACAAGGATCGCAACTACTCATATCCCAGGCATATTCCAAAAAAGCAACTTTTTTATCTTCTTTGGTGTAGACAGTTTGAAACATCGATTTGTAAAACTCGCCAAACTCATCTTTGACAAACACTGGGATATTGGTATTTGACGGGATTTTAACTGTCCGGTAGTTGGTGATTTCTGCTTGTCCTTGAGGCGAGAGAATGTAGACAAGCAAGTCTTGTTCTTTGGTAGCGTTGATCATGCCCAAACGAATCGGTAACATGAACTTGGGTGACTGATAGGAAATTTGTAGTGGACGCAGCAATTGATAGCCAGATTTCTCGAATTTATCTAAGTTAACTTTAGCCACAAAGAATTTCATTGAAGAACGAATATAAGGTTTAAGTAACTGTTTGGCTCCTCTAGGAATTTTGTAACCATTACGGTTGAGCCAAGTTTCCAGTCCACCAGATTCTTTCGCACTTAAGATCACAATGTCATATTCGCCAACATTGAAACGCGCTTCGACTGTGACACCCAAACTGCGATCGCTTATTTTACTCTCTAATTGATTACTGGCTGCTGATCTCGGTGCAGGTGCGGCTTCAAATACTCTATCGTCTACAGCACAAGGGTCAGAGTCGAAATATTCTACTAATCGCGGCGCACTAAAAGCATCTAAACGTTCGATAATTTTGGATTCAGCGACATGGACTTGCTCTTTTTGTAATACTGTCGGCACAGGTACTACCATTGCAAAATCTTTGACTTCTCCTTGAAAGTCGTTTGCCATCGTCAAAACAGTGCGATCGCCATCTCGCGCAATTATTACCTGAGAAGCTTGGTTATAAAGTTTGGTATCAGCCTTGGCAACATAAAATCCACAGAACGCCCAAGCCGCAGGTGCAAAGCACAACACAGCAACCAAAACCAGCAATAATGGAATTACCAATTTAAAACGGTTCATTTTATACCTCGATTTTTAAGTTAAGCTTGTTTGTCCTCTGCCCCCCTGCCTCTTGCTTTAGCCAAGAAAATTGCGGAGCTGACCACAAAACATCTATCAGGATGGTTAATGGTGCAAGGACAAATAATGCCCAAAAAACTGCGGTGGAAATAAAGAAATAATTCCGCAGGATAAAAGTCACAATGGCGATACATACAGCCCAAATAATACGCCCAAGGCGGGCGTTGGGAATTGAACGGGGATCTGTAACCATAAACAAAGCAAACAGCAGCAAAGAACCACTCATCAACCGATGGCAGTAAACATCCCAAGTCCAACCCAGCCAAAGATTACGAATTGCTTCTAGTAAAGAATACGCGCCTAAAAAAGCTGCCGTGGTGTCCCAGCGTCCTACTCGCTGTAAAATCATGCCACCAGTCCCAGCAAATAACAGCCCGTACCACCATTCTTCACCCCATTGTCCCGGCGAAACCCAAGCATCGGGTGCTAGAACCAAGGCGGAAATGATGCCAAAGTTAGCAGGGTTAAAGAAATGCTTATCACCGACTTGAAAAAGAAATTTACTCGCGATCGCACTTATTCCTGCCAAAACCATTGTTGTCCAATGGTCAGCCCGCAATAGTAAACTGAGTCCCAATGCGGTAATCAAAGCGCTGCGAAGACTTGTGAACTGTCCTATTTTTGGTTCTTTACTAACGACTAATGACAATATCCACTGTGTAAATAAACAAGTGGCGATCGCTACTGCAATTAATGGCGATCGTAGTGTCCAGTCTCTTGTACCAATTCCTAAGACCAGAAACAAGCCGAGGAATAGAATTTGATAATCTCGTATATCTTTAAACAACATTAACCCTTAATTCAGGGATTACCCGTAGATTTTTTATTAATCTAAACGAGTACAAGCTCAAATAATATTGCTGTTACAGATTCTGTTACAAAATTAGTTTTTAAAGAATATTCGGTATGCAGGGGAAGAAGAGGCAGGGGAGCAGGGGGGAAATAGGTAATTTTTCTTCATCTCCCTTGCACCCCGCACCCCGAAGTTGCTCTACTTGGGGAGACACGCCAGTTCCTTCAAGTCGGGAAACCGCAAGGGCGGACTGGCTCCCCAAGACCGCACTTCTGTTCTGCCCCAATTCCTCTTTTTCATGCCCCATGCCTAATACGTTCTTTCGTGATGGCTATTACTCATTTCCCAAATCTAACTGTACTTGCACTCCATCATTGCCGTTCATAGATTGAGCCGGCTGCAAGATAATCTGATTATCTGGCAATGATATTGCCTCATTCAAACGAAGTCTATTTGGAGTGATATTATTTTCTACATCATTAATGGAGCTGCTTTTTGAATTTGTACCATCAAAGAATTTTGTAAAATCATCCTGGGCTGTTCTATTACCAACCCCTTCTAGAGAATCACCAGTTAATTGATAGTTTTGTATGTTTAAAGCGGGTGCTTCTGGTGACTGGGCGTGAACCGGGCTTCCTAAGCTGGCAAAAGCTGCCATAATTGCTAATGCAGCTATAATTTTGGCGTTCATTAGTTTTACCCCAATTCTTTAATTTGTTGTTTGTTGTTACTTTCTAAATGAACTACTTTTTTATTTTTACAAATTATCTATATACCATGCACAATGGTATTGAGATAATATACGAATTGTCAATATTTATGAGGCGTTTTTGATGAAGATAAATAGACAAAATGCTGTAATAGTAATGTTGTAAATAATGCCAATTCACAACAATGTAGTAAATAAATTTATTAATGGTAAATTACTTAAAAGTAAAAGAGCGTTATTCTTAACGTTTATTTAACATGATCCAAGGTATTGATATATAAATCTTGATTAAGTTATAAAATCTTGACAGATAAAACCGAGAAATAATTTTTACTTGTTTTATAATCCAGAATCGAGAGGCTAAATTGAACAATAAAACTCATGTTTATTTAATTTAGGCTCGTTGTCTCATCTTTTCTCCTGAATTTACTGTCAATACCTTACCAATTTCAAGTTGTTAGTGTTTTTTAAAACTATCTATAATTTGTTGCTAAAAAATCATATATTTATATTTAGTAATATTGTCACTTTTTACACTCGTACATATATTACAAAATGAAGTGCGAAATGTGGGTCAATTAGTTAATATAATATTTTTCAACGCAAAGGTACGCAGAGGAACGCAAGAGTTCCTCTGTGTAAGGTAATTAATCTCCTCCCAATTCCACCAACTTACCGATATTGAAGTCTATCCTTGTCCAGCCTTTGAGACGGCGTAGATTATTCAGCAACAGTAAAGGAATTTGCCAGTGATGTACCATTAAAAACGGTAAAGGATCATCTAGTTGGTAAATTGCATCAGTCCCGCGCCAAATATTCTGCATCCATGTTTTCAATTGGCTGAAAGAACGGATACTAGTTAAACGCCAAACTTCGTGATAAGTCCAATAGGTAGGCTTGCTTGTCACCAATGGCTGTAAAGGTTCAACCGTTAATTCATTCCCCAAGTAAGCTGCTGCGACTTCGGGATGATTGTAAAAGGTAGTAATTGCTGAGTGAGTACGGGGATTACACTCAATCACGTAAGCTGTACCCTCCTCGCTGACAATAAAATCAAAGGAAATTTGGCCTGTAAGTTTCAGTTCCTTGACAAAATGCCGCACCCATTCCCTAATTTGGGAATTTTCCACATTTTCGTAGTTGACTTGAAATGCTGAAGATTCACAGCAACAATGCAATCGCAATTCACCATCCCGGACGGTGCTATGGGTGCAAAATTCCTTACCGGGGATAAATTCTTGCATAATCCACGGCTTTTCAGGACTAATTGGTAAACTTTTGACAAAGGCTGCTGTTTCTTCAGGGGTGGCGCAGGGAAGTTTGGTTAAGTCTAAACGCCGCACTGAATCGTAAGCAATGCTTTTGAGGATGTACTTGCGAGATTCTCCTGAAAAGTCAAAATTTAGGACTTGTTCAGCAGAAGTAATTTTAAAGGATTTCGGTACTGATAAACCAAGCGATCGCGCTTTTTGGGCTAACGCAAACTTATCATCCAACATTTGGGTGACATCTGCGTCAAAGTGAAATACTTCGCAGTATTGCGATAACACTGGTTTAGCTAAAGAGTCGTAATAACTCCCGACTGGGCTGGTTACAGGAACATAAACATCGATATTTTCTTGTTTGATGATGTTTTCTAGCGCCTGAATATAACTTTCTGAGTTTTTCTGGGGAGCAGGAACTGTATAAAATTTATCTACCGCTTGGGAAAATTGATGACCAGATAGCCAATATTTATCAGTTTCCAACAGAATGACTCTGTGTCCGGCGGCGTGGAATGACCTAGCTAGTTGTAAAGCTTTGGTCATTTTACCGCCACTAATGAGAATATTTTTAGGGTTTGCGGCCTGAGTTGAACGCTGAAAAGGACGCAAAATAATATCCCACAACAAAGATATGACAACGATGGCGGCATTAATTGGCAATGCTAGCAACAGCAGCACCAAAGTACCGATATTTTGGATAATTGCGGCTATTTTTGTCTCTGTAGAAACAGACTCTGTAGTCGATGAGGGAAGAGAAATAGATTGTGCCATATACCGATTATCGTCTACGAATAATAGTCAAACCATCGCGCAGTGGCAATAAAACTTGTTCTACCCGTGTATCAAGGGCTACAGTGCGATTAAATTGAGCGATCGCTTCGCCGTTGACGGTGCGTTCTGATGTCGGTAAATAGACTTCTCCTTGTAAGAGTGTGTTATCGACGCAGATAAAGCCTGTTGGTGCTAACAAATTACTATCCAACAGCATCTGAAAATAGGCTACGTACTCTTTTTTATCGGCATCAATAAACACCAAATCAAATGATTCTTTAGCCTCTGCCAACTTTTTCAGAGTTTCTAAAGCTGAACCTAGTTCTACACGAATTTTACCACCATCAGGAGATTCTTTAAAAGCCGCTTGAGCAACTTGGGCTGCAAAAGGATCAACCTCACAAGCAACTAGTAAGCCATCATGTGGTAATGCTTCGGCCATTGCTAAGGCTGAATAACCAGTAAACATGCCGATTTCTAGAATTTTTTTTGCTTTGATCATGTGAACAAACATTTTTAAAGTTTGTCCTTCTATATGACCAGATAGCATTTCTTGTTCTAGAGGGCGTACGGTTGAACCTTGGGTAAAGTGTTCACCCCACGCTTCTATGGCTGTTTTTTCAGACAATGCAGCTAAAGCAGCAGATTCTTGAGTGGTGCATTCTTCTAAGTAAGGGTCTAAACCTGCTGCTAAACGCCATGCTTGCTTGATTTGAGTCACTAAAGACTCAGGTAAGTCTGGATGTTGGTTAAGCTCTTGAACAATAGTTTCTAGCTTTCTGGCTAAAATTCCCAGGGGTGTGACAGGTCTAGCTGTCGGCTTGGCAATCGTACTAGACATTATTTTGTACTCCCGACTAATTCTGTTTGATAGTTTACAGGGTACATATCTACACCCTCGCCACCACGGGGATAGTTCGTGCAGAGTTCTTTGTGTTCCAGCAAAACTGCTGCTAATTCTTCACGGGTCAAGTCATTAGCAAAGGCGCAACTACCGATGGGTTTTGGCATGGCGGCTCTTTGCAAACCATCACGAGTCAGGCTGATAGATTCAGTCGCCCGCCATAAAAGCTCTTCATCTAACAAAGGATGATCTAAAGCTAGACCAATACGACTCATCAATCCTAATATGCGATCGCGCTCTTGGGTGGTGATATAGTCTCTAGATGCGGCGATCGTTGCAGATAAGGCCATATCGATGTTGACTGCATGTCCGTGGAACATCGGCACAACAGGTGCAAGTTCTAATGTCGGACTCCAGCTATGTCCATAAGCAATCACTCTATCTAGGTCTAACTCATGGAGATTGGGTACTTCTAACTCCAACATCTTTTTGATGGCTTTGTAAGTCACCTGATGAGCTATTTCTTTGATCTCTGGAGTAGCATCAATATTGCCGAAATGGGTAAGAAGCAATTCTTCCCCGTATTTTTCCAACAACTCAAACACTTCTTTATGACCAACGACGGCGATTTTCACCAATTCCGCCATACCGTTACGCACTTGGTCTGTTGGTAAAGTACGAAGGAAGGAAAAGTCTAAGAAAACTTTTTGCGAAGCATGATAAGCACCCAAGCGGTTTTTCAACTTTTTATGGTTAACCGCTACCTTAATGGCAACACTAGCATCAATCAAACCAATCAAAGTTGTAGGGATACGAATGTAATTGCTACTGCGACGGTAAGTAGAGCAAGCAAAACCGACAACATCTGTAATTAGACCGCCACCCACTACTAAGACTGGTTCTTTGCGAACTAATTTGAAGTCTGCAAATGCATCTATAACTTTCTCAAAAGTTTGAATGGTCTTGTTGGGTTCGGTAATCGTAATCGGGAAAAGCGTCAAGTCAATGTTGTAGTACCGGAAATATTCTTCAATTTGCTGACTGTAGAAGCGGTTAACTTTAGCATCTACAACAGCTAAACAACGTCCAAAATTTCTGTAGGTGTCAGCAAGTTCTTGATTTTTAATATCAAAAATTCCATCTACATAAACTAAGTCGTACTCAATCTTTTCGTATCCCTTGACGTGAAAGCTGGTTTCATTAGCTTTAAATTCTGCTTGGACGATGCTCATTCTTGTGTTCCTTTACATTGAAATAGAAAAATGAAGTTGGTTTCTTGTTTGCCAAAAATTTATCGCAGCCGAAATACCTCTAATTCACTCAGAATTAAGAGGTACTGTTAGAGAAGCCTATGATTAAATCATTGCAAGGCTAGTTTGTACCTCAATAGTGCGCCAAACATACAACGCATCTATTTTTATCAGCGCAGTCATAAAGCGCTAAGGTCTTTAAGATCAACCTGAAAGATTATACACAATGTCAATTCATGCAATAAAACTTCATAGATTATTTCTCATTTTTAATTTTTACCAGCGTTCGCTGTTGGAAGAAAACCTCAGTTTTGAGCAGACGGATAAAAGACTGTAAGCAATTGAGAGTGGTTATTTTAACTCCTCTAGGTTGCTTAAAATTTTCTTCATATTTCTCAACATATCATTGTTTATAAGTTCTTGCACCTAAACCAAAGACAGATTTCAAAAAATAGCACTCATCTGTTGTTCATTTAATTAGGGAAATAGTTAGCACAATCTAAGTCCAACAAGCATTTTAGACATTATCAATAAGAATAGATTAAGCATATTTACTTATAAAAAATCTAGAATCAAAAACAGATTTTTATCTCTTTTTTCTAAATGCAAAAGCAAAGCTTATGAATAAAATTTTTTTAAGGAAAATTTAAACCATTAGTAATTGGTGAATAGTTTACTCAACCAAATTCAATGTATTCAATAATTGTTCCATCAGGATGTATCGCTCGCATATTGCTACCAGTGGGAACTTTATCCGGTTCTGCTAAAATCACTGCACCTTGCTGAGTCAACGCCTCACGAAAATCATTTAGTGAATCAACCAAGAATGTAGCCTTTGTATTCTCAAAGGGAGAGAGTGCTTCAGCAGAACCAGCAATTAACAGTATAGAACCTACACCAGCGAGTTCTAATCCAGCCTCGGAATATTGAAACCACAACCAGCAACTTTCTGTAAAGAGGTTTTCATAAAAAGCGATCGCATCATCTAAATCTGTGGGATTAAGATAAACTCTTGTGAGAACTTTCAGAATTTGCATTGCAACCTTTCTATTAGGTAGCTAGTGTATTTTATTACGCTTGTTTATCAACAAGAGTTGATTCGGATTAATTAAGATGCACCTTAATACTTAGTTTTAAAAAACTCTTCAGCTTTTTTGAGATCACATAGATCAATGCAGCGTTACTATTGATCAATCAAACACCATTTTATTTTGACTCCCTGTTTATATAGTATGACTTGTATAATATAGTTTATCTATTATTACGTAGTTTCTTATTGAACAAACTTACATGAACCAATATCTACATATTAAAAAAGTATTTTACTCTATTTTTATAACTTTATGACTATTCAAGACATAAGTTTTAGTCAACTTGTACAAACTTCAGCTATTACACTGAAACTTAAAGTTACAGGTATACAAGAACTATTTCAAAAATACTGCTTTCGTTGCTTTTGTGATAGCTAAACCAGTTAAAATAATCTTATTTGATTTGTAAAAATTGAGAGGCTCAGATACCCGACTTATCAAAGAAGTCGGGTATCTTGTTGTTCACGAAGTATTTCTCTATTTATGAGATTGATATAAGAGAATGGTAATTATAAATTCTGTGCCTTCACCAAGGGAAGAAACACACTGCAATTTGCCCTGATGTTTTTCAGTAAAAATCTTATAACTAATAGATAAACCTAAACCCGTACCTTTACTTATATACAGCTTATTGAAGAAAGGATAAAGCCTGAAAACCACGCTGGAAATAGAGGCGGGTCTAATACCGTTTCACTTTAAAGTTGATACATTTGGGCAAGCAGGGGAAGCAGCACTTCGACTACGCAGTAGTTGAGTTTCGGCTACGCTCAACTGCCGCGCAGCGCCGCACTGAGCCTGTCGAAGTGTCGAAACTCAGTGACCAAAGGCAGGGGGAGTAAGAAAAGTAATTTGTATCAATAATTTCGTGAAATGGTATAACTTGCTACCACTGGTGGTCAAAAACCATTGCACACACAATTGTTATTAAAATTTTAAAAAATATCATTTATTTTATTATTTTAAAACTTGTAAACACAACAATTAACAATACCTTTTAAAGTTTAAAAAGTATTATTGTTATTAATAATAATACTAAGTGTTTGAGAGAAATACAATATTTTTATATTTATGGAGATACAATGCTCTCCGAGCCAAGGTACTTTCTCAAGTAAGGCGAGAAAACCTCATAAATCAGTGTTAGCGGTTGTCCTTGATGCCAAAATAGGTAATAACGTCCCCAAAAAGCTC contains the following coding sequences:
- a CDS encoding DUF2330 domain-containing protein, producing the protein MNRFKLVIPLLLVLVAVLCFAPAAWAFCGFYVAKADTKLYNQASQVIIARDGDRTVLTMANDFQGEVKDFAMVVPVPTVLQKEQVHVAESKIIERLDAFSAPRLVEYFDSDPCAVDDRVFEAAPAPRSAASNQLESKISDRSLGVTVEARFNVGEYDIVILSAKESGGLETWLNRNGYKIPRGAKQLLKPYIRSSMKFFVAKVNLDKFEKSGYQLLRPLQISYQSPKFMLPIRLGMINATKEQDLLVYILSPQGQAEITNYRTVKIPSNTNIPVFVKDEFGEFYKSMFQTVYTKEDKKVAFLEYAWDMSSCDPCSAEPLTSEELKQAGVFWLDGNSTRSIPASPGFGRPFPVNNNVFITRLHIRYTRDKFPEDPMFQQTSNRESFQGRYILQHPFTGELKCQAGREYKRSLPKRFEQEAQTLAKLTNWNIQEIRQKMRLNGSNLTNSWWNNFLAWLGL
- a CDS encoding RnfABCDGE type electron transport complex subunit D; the protein is MLFKDIRDYQILFLGLFLVLGIGTRDWTLRSPLIAVAIATCLFTQWILSLVVSKEPKIGQFTSLRSALITALGLSLLLRADHWTTMVLAGISAIASKFLFQVGDKHFFNPANFGIISALVLAPDAWVSPGQWGEEWWYGLLFAGTGGMILQRVGRWDTTAAFLGAYSLLEAIRNLWLGWTWDVYCHRLMSGSLLLFALFMVTDPRSIPNARLGRIIWAVCIAIVTFILRNYFFISTAVFWALFVLAPLTILIDVLWSAPQFSWLKQEAGGQRTNKLNLKIEV
- a CDS encoding ATP-grasp domain-containing protein, with product MAQSISLPSSTTESVSTETKIAAIIQNIGTLVLLLLALPINAAIVVISLLWDIILRPFQRSTQAANPKNILISGGKMTKALQLARSFHAAGHRVILLETDKYWLSGHQFSQAVDKFYTVPAPQKNSESYIQALENIIKQENIDVYVPVTSPVGSYYDSLAKPVLSQYCEVFHFDADVTQMLDDKFALAQKARSLGLSVPKSFKITSAEQVLNFDFSGESRKYILKSIAYDSVRRLDLTKLPCATPEETAAFVKSLPISPEKPWIMQEFIPGKEFCTHSTVRDGELRLHCCCESSAFQVNYENVENSQIREWVRHFVKELKLTGQISFDFIVSEEGTAYVIECNPRTHSAITTFYNHPEVAAAYLGNELTVEPLQPLVTSKPTYWTYHEVWRLTSIRSFSQLKTWMQNIWRGTDAIYQLDDPLPFLMVHHWQIPLLLLNNLRRLKGWTRIDFNIGKLVELGGD
- a CDS encoding O-methyltransferase, which encodes MSSTIAKPTARPVTPLGILARKLETIVQELNQHPDLPESLVTQIKQAWRLAAGLDPYLEECTTQESAALAALSEKTAIEAWGEHFTQGSTVRPLEQEMLSGHIEGQTLKMFVHMIKAKKILEIGMFTGYSALAMAEALPHDGLLVACEVDPFAAQVAQAAFKESPDGGKIRVELGSALETLKKLAEAKESFDLVFIDADKKEYVAYFQMLLDSNLLAPTGFICVDNTLLQGEVYLPTSERTVNGEAIAQFNRTVALDTRVEQVLLPLRDGLTIIRRR
- a CDS encoding sedoheptulose 7-phosphate cyclase gives rise to the protein MSIVQAEFKANETSFHVKGYEKIEYDLVYVDGIFDIKNQELADTYRNFGRCLAVVDAKVNRFYSQQIEEYFRYYNIDLTLFPITITEPNKTIQTFEKVIDAFADFKLVRKEPVLVVGGGLITDVVGFACSTYRRSSNYIRIPTTLIGLIDASVAIKVAVNHKKLKNRLGAYHASQKVFLDFSFLRTLPTDQVRNGMAELVKIAVVGHKEVFELLEKYGEELLLTHFGNIDATPEIKEIAHQVTYKAIKKMLELEVPNLHELDLDRVIAYGHSWSPTLELAPVVPMFHGHAVNIDMALSATIAASRDYITTQERDRILGLMSRIGLALDHPLLDEELLWRATESISLTRDGLQRAAMPKPIGSCAFANDLTREELAAVLLEHKELCTNYPRGGEGVDMYPVNYQTELVGSTK
- a CDS encoding VOC family protein; translation: MQILKVLTRVYLNPTDLDDAIAFYENLFTESCWLWFQYSEAGLELAGVGSILLIAGSAEALSPFENTKATFLVDSLNDFREALTQQGAVILAEPDKVPTGSNMRAIHPDGTIIEYIEFG
- a CDS encoding ATP-binding protein, which produces MRPASISSVVFRLYPFFNKLYISKGTGLGLSISYKIFTEKHQGKLQCVSSLGEGTEFIITILLYQSHK